Part of the Methylomonas rapida genome is shown below.
GAGAAAATGGCGTCTTGCACCAAACCCCTGACTTCGCTGGGTTCGACGTTGATATAAGGAACGGCTGAAATCCAGCCCGCATCCATCGCCATGTTGACGTCGAAAGGGCTCAGGTTTTTAGCTGTGGTCAGCATGTGTAGGATGAACGGTTTTTCCATGATGTCCTCTTAAATTTTGGTTAGCCTTCAAGTATAAAAGAAAAGGCGAGTCGATAACAATTTTAGGGCGGCTCGTATAGGGCGCGATTAGCCCGCTTATTTGAGTTTGTCGGTAACGTGCGGCTCGATCGCGTGATACATCAATTGGTGCATGCGCGGGTTGCCGGCGATGATGTTGCCGGATTGCAGGTATTTGTCGTTAAAAGAAAAATCGGTAGCGACACCGCCGGCTTCTTGTACCAATAATACCCCGGCGGCGATGTCCCATTCCTTGACGCCGATTTCCCAGTAAGCATCCAGTCGGCCGCAAGCGACATAAGCCATGTCCAGCGCGGCGGCGCCGGCGCGTCTGATGCCGGCCGTGTCGGCGCTGATGGCTTTGAACATGCCCAAATAGGCTTCGATATGGTCCATGGTTTTGAAAGGAAAGCCCGTGCCGATCAAGGCGCCGCGCATGCTGTTTTGCTTGGTGACGCGGATGCGGCGATTGTTCAACATCGCGCCGCCGCCACGTTCGGCCGTGAACAGTTCGTCGCGGACCGGATCGTAAATCACCCCAATTTCCAGCTTGTTTTTGAGTTTTAATGCGATAGATACGGCGTATTGGGGAAAGCCGTGCAGAAAATTGGTGGTGCCGTCCAGGGGATCGATGATC
Proteins encoded:
- a CDS encoding inositol monophosphatase family protein; this translates as MHPMLNIAVRAARNAGDLIQRSSQNIEKLTIDHKSRNDYASEVDRMAEQEIIKVIRTAFPDHAILAEESGEHQGNDYVWIIDPLDGTTNFLHGFPQYAVSIALKLKNKLEIGVIYDPVRDELFTAERGGGAMLNNRRIRVTKQNSMRGALIGTGFPFKTMDHIEAYLGMFKAISADTAGIRRAGAAALDMAYVACGRLDAYWEIGVKEWDIAAGVLLVQEAGGVATDFSFNDKYLQSGNIIAGNPRMHQLMYHAIEPHVTDKLK